In Mus musculus strain C57BL/6J chromosome 14, GRCm38.p6 C57BL/6J, the following are encoded in one genomic region:
- the Ppp3cc gene encoding serine/threonine-protein phosphatase 2B catalytic subunit gamma isoform isoform 3 (isoform 3 is encoded by transcript variant 3): MVYDACMHTFDCLPLAALLNQQFLCVHGGMSPEITCLEDIRKLDRFSEPPAFGPVCDLLWSDPLEDYGSEKTLEHYTHNTVRGCSYFFSYPAVCEFLQNNSLLSIIRAHEAQDAGYRMYRKNQATGFPSLITIFSAPNYLDVYNNKAAVLKYENNVMNIRQFNCSPHPYWLPNFMDVFTWSLPFVGEKVTEMLVNILNICSDEEMNVTDEEGATTGRKEVIKNKIRAIGKMARVFTVLREESENVLTLKGLTPTGTLPLGVLSGGKQTIETAKQEAAEEREAIRGFTIAHRIRSFEEARGLDRINERMPPRKEASYHHDAGRMHSHSHPPHPQASRRTDHGKKAL; encoded by the exons ATGGTGTACGATGCGTGCATGCACACTTTCGACTGTCTTCCTCTTGCTGCCCTCTTAAACCagcagtttctctgtgtacatgGAGGAATGTCTCCTGAAATTACTTGTTTAGAGGACATTAGGAAA TTAGATAGGTTTTCTGAGCCTCCTGCTTTTGGGCCAGTGTGTGACCTGCTGTGGTCTGATCCCTTAGAGGACTACGGCAGCGAGAAGACCCTGGAGCACTATACCCACAACACTGTCCGAGGCTGCTCCTACTTCTTCAG ttaccCTGCAGTTTGTGAATTTTTACAGAACAACAGTTTATTATCAATAATCAGAGCCCATGAAGCCCAGGATGCGGG GTACCGAATGTATAGGAAGAACCAAGCAACTGGCTTTCCGTCACTTATTACGATTTTCTCTGCCCCTAATTACCTAGATGTCTATAACAATAAAG CTGCAGTGTTGAAGTATGAAAACAATGTCATGAACATCAGGCAGTTCAACTGTTCCCCACACCCCTACTGGCTCCCAAACTTCATGGATGTTTTCACGTGGTCTTTGCCTTTTGTTGGAGAGAAAG TGACAGAGATGCTGGTCAATATTCTCAACATATGCTCGGATGAAGAAATGAACGTAACCGATGAAGAAG GAGCTACTACAGGTCGAAAAGAAGTCATCAAGAATAAAATCCGAGCCATTGGGAAAATGGCCCGGGTCTTTACGGTTCTTCG GGAAGAGAGTGAGAATGTGCTGACCCTCAAGGGCCTCACTCCCACAGGCACACTCCCACTGGGGGTCCTCTCTGGAGGAAAGCAGACCATTGAGACTG CCAAACAAGAAGCCGCAGAGGAGCGGGAAG CCATCAGAGGTTTTACAATTGCACACAGGATCCGAAGTTTTGAAGAAGCCCGAGGTCTAGACCGAATTAATGAGAGAATGCCACCCCGAAAAGAGGCTTCATATCATCATGATGCAGGGAGGATGCACTCACACTCGCATCCGCCACACCCACAGGCGTCAAGAAGGACCGACCATGGAAAGAAAGCCCTGTAA
- the Ppp3cc gene encoding serine/threonine-protein phosphatase 2B catalytic subunit gamma isoform isoform X4: MNAGILQSTSPSNRNLDRFSEPPAFGPVCDLLWSDPLEDYGSEKTLEHYTHNTVRGCSYFFSYPAVCEFLQNNSLLSIIRAHEAQDAGYRMYRKNQATGFPSLITIFSAPNYLDVYNNKAAVLKYENNVMNIRQFNCSPHPYWLPNFMDVFTWSLPFVGEKVTEMLVNILNICSDEEMNVTDEEGATTGRKEVIKNKIRAIGKMARVFTVLREESENVLTLKGLTPTGTLPLGVLSGGKQTIETAKQEAAEEREAIRGFTIAHRIRSFEEARGLDRINERMPPRKEASYHHDAGRMHSHSHPPHPQASRRTDHGKKAL; the protein is encoded by the exons TTAGATAGGTTTTCTGAGCCTCCTGCTTTTGGGCCAGTGTGTGACCTGCTGTGGTCTGATCCCTTAGAGGACTACGGCAGCGAGAAGACCCTGGAGCACTATACCCACAACACTGTCCGAGGCTGCTCCTACTTCTTCAG ttaccCTGCAGTTTGTGAATTTTTACAGAACAACAGTTTATTATCAATAATCAGAGCCCATGAAGCCCAGGATGCGGG GTACCGAATGTATAGGAAGAACCAAGCAACTGGCTTTCCGTCACTTATTACGATTTTCTCTGCCCCTAATTACCTAGATGTCTATAACAATAAAG CTGCAGTGTTGAAGTATGAAAACAATGTCATGAACATCAGGCAGTTCAACTGTTCCCCACACCCCTACTGGCTCCCAAACTTCATGGATGTTTTCACGTGGTCTTTGCCTTTTGTTGGAGAGAAAG TGACAGAGATGCTGGTCAATATTCTCAACATATGCTCGGATGAAGAAATGAACGTAACCGATGAAGAAG GAGCTACTACAGGTCGAAAAGAAGTCATCAAGAATAAAATCCGAGCCATTGGGAAAATGGCCCGGGTCTTTACGGTTCTTCG GGAAGAGAGTGAGAATGTGCTGACCCTCAAGGGCCTCACTCCCACAGGCACACTCCCACTGGGGGTCCTCTCTGGAGGAAAGCAGACCATTGAGACTG CCAAACAAGAAGCCGCAGAGGAGCGGGAAG CCATCAGAGGTTTTACAATTGCACACAGGATCCGAAGTTTTGAAGAAGCCCGAGGTCTAGACCGAATTAATGAGAGAATGCCACCCCGAAAAGAGGCTTCATATCATCATGATGCAGGGAGGATGCACTCACACTCGCATCCGCCACACCCACAGGCGTCAAGAAGGACCGACCATGGAAAGAAAGCCCTGTAA